In a single window of the Chionomys nivalis chromosome 11, mChiNiv1.1, whole genome shotgun sequence genome:
- the Slc31a1 gene encoding high affinity copper uptake protein 1 yields the protein MGMNHMGMNHMGMTHMDSNSTVPPHHHPTTSASHSHGDGMMMTMTFYFGFKNVELLFSGLVINTPGEMAGAFVAVFLLAMFYEGLKIAREGLLRKSQVSIRYNSMPVPGPNGTILMETHKTVGQQMLSFPHLLQTVLHIIQVVISYFLMLIFMTYNGYLCIAVAAGAGTGYFLFSWKKAVVVDITEHCH from the exons ATGGGGATGAACCATATGGGGATGAACCATATGGGGATGACCCACATGGACAGCAACAGTACCGTGCCACCTCACCATCACCCAACCACCTCGGCCTCACATTCCCACGGTGACGGCATGATGATG ACTATGACCTTCTACTTTGGCTTTAAGAATGTGGAACTCTTGTTCTCTGGTTTGGTAATCAACACACCTGGAG agATGGCTGGAGCTTTCGTAGCTGTGTTTTTACTAGCAATGTTTTATGAAGGACTCAAGATCGCCAGAGAAGGTCTGCTGCGTAAGTCTCAAGTCAGCATTCGCTACAATTCCATGCCTGTCCCAGGACCAAACGGAACCATCCTTATGGAGACACACAAAACTGTTGG GCAACAGATGCTGAGCTTCCCCCACCTCCTGCAGACAGTGCTGCACATTATCCAGGTGGTCATCAGCTACTTCCTCATGCTCATCTTCATGACCTACAATGGGTACCTATGCATCGCAGTAGCAGCAGGGGCGGGGACAGGATACTTCCTCTTCAGCTGGAAGAAGGCAGTGGTAGTGGACATCACAGAGCATTGCCATTAA